The DNA sequence ATTGTTGATCATGGTAAGGAAATTCTTATCCCAAGTGGAATGGATGAGATGGGACCTGTAACCAAGAAGTTATATGATACCTTAACTGGAATCCAGATGGGACACATTGAAGCTCCGGAAGGATGGATTAAGAGAATCTTGTAAGAATACGATATAGTGTAAAAATATACAAAAGACTCCCGGGTATATCCCGAGGAGTCTTTTGTGTATTGATAGAATTACAACAACTCGCTGTGTGTTTCTAACATTTCTTCAATTTTCTTCTGGGTATAAGCACCCAGGAATTTTTTCTGGTCTTTATCCAAATCTTTTAGATAAATAGGTTCACCATACTGAACGATAACATGACATTTTTTTACTCGTGGCAAGTGATTTTCCAGAATTTCACCGGTATTAGAAATTGCAATCGGAACAATGGGGCATCCTGATTTTTCTGCCATTTTCATGCTTCCCTCTTTAAAAGGAGCCATGCCTTGTTCCGGGTGTTTATTTCTAGTACCTTCCGGAAAGATGCACATGGAAATACCATTTTTAATCTGTTCAATTCCGGTTAACACCATCTTAAGACCAGCCTTGATGTCCTTACGGTCTAAGAACAAACAGTACAGGCGCTTCATCCAAATGTTAAGTCCGGGAACTTTTTGAAGCATATCCTTGGAAACATAACCGGTCAATCCGG is a window from the Roseburia sp. 499 genome containing:
- a CDS encoding lysophospholipid acyltransferase family protein is translated as MIRLILILIFVILFLIISLPIQFVEWIIKKFNPYAADISSLRIVQWAFKVILFIAGTKITVIGKENIPKDTAVLYIPNHQSYFDIIITYSMCPGLTGYVSKDMLQKVPGLNIWMKRLYCLFLDRKDIKAGLKMVLTGIEQIKNGISMCIFPEGTRNKHPEQGMAPFKEGSMKMAEKSGCPIVPIAISNTGEILENHLPRVKKCHVIVQYGEPIYLKDLDKDQKKFLGAYTQKKIEEMLETHSELL